One genomic window of Borreliella garinii includes the following:
- a CDS encoding pseudouridine synthase — protein MIAIKSPRVHVFLAEKGVGSRRFCEELIRKKLIRVNGSIAKLGDRVSPGDRVIYKKQIYVFKDFQSKNKIYLALNKPRNYLCSNFDVNGRKLAISLVQPLFKERIFSIGRLDFKSSGLLLFTNDGEFANDIIHPRRKVEREYIIESKKDIDENLLISFKSGIKVKKEFFKLKSYEILNKNSARLILDEGKNREIRKVFLSKNIFLKKIHRIRIGNINLDNLKEGQVKIIPLVKINKLKFRLEKSNDNSN, from the coding sequence ATGATTGCAATTAAGTCTCCCAGAGTTCATGTGTTTTTAGCCGAAAAGGGAGTGGGGTCAAGAAGATTTTGCGAAGAACTTATAAGAAAGAAGCTTATAAGAGTTAATGGTTCTATTGCTAAGCTTGGGGATAGGGTATCGCCGGGGGACAGAGTAATTTATAAAAAACAGATTTATGTGTTTAAAGACTTTCAAAGTAAGAATAAGATTTATCTAGCCCTTAACAAGCCTAGAAATTATTTATGTTCTAATTTTGATGTTAATGGAAGAAAATTAGCAATATCTTTGGTTCAGCCTTTATTTAAAGAGCGTATATTTTCAATTGGCAGGCTTGATTTTAAAAGCTCTGGACTTTTATTATTCACAAATGATGGTGAATTTGCAAATGATATTATTCATCCAAGGCGAAAAGTCGAAAGAGAATATATTATTGAATCGAAAAAAGATATTGATGAAAATTTGCTTATTTCTTTTAAATCAGGTATAAAGGTAAAAAAAGAGTTTTTTAAATTAAAATCTTATGAAATTTTAAATAAAAATTCTGCTAGATTGATTTTAGACGAGGGGAAAAATAGGGAAATAAGAAAAGTGTTTTTAAGCAAAAATATTTTTTTAAAAAAAATTCATAGAATTAGAATTGGCAATATTAATTTGGATAATTTAAAGGAAGGTCAAGTAAAAATCATTCCTTTAGTTAAGATAAATAAGTTAAAATTCAGGCTGGAGAAGTCAAATGATAATAGCAATTGA
- a CDS encoding 30S ribosomal protein S1, whose amino-acid sequence MENQKDLQENYLKVLERVELGSRVSGTVVNIMKDYVLVDIGYKSEGFIKIEEFENVPKIGDKLEAIVVRIGGELGLILSVEKLDSLNFQDKVDEYIKNKKVIKGKVLAELANGYKIQINENVSGFMPFYLSSKSKDEKLKRGLIVEFYILEASESDGLRLILDRRTLERERDLAKRIELVSSYNEEDVVDGVVDRITEYGAIVKIKNFVTGILHKRNIAFNQVENIEDFVRVGDKLKLKIIKINPQTGKMELSLKALKANPWDSVDIKYKIDSIVKGKVVKILPFGAVIELDSELSGFLHISNFSWIRVIKSPQELIKLGQMVEVKILEVDKENQKISLGIKQINENPWERLAEKYPIGKVIQGVVTNITKTGAFVNIEEGIDAYVSKFDISWLEEIDPEEYFKIGDLVNGKVLEVDRRKRNVRLGIKQLEESPWEDFSKSYKKGDAIEVEIVEKKSKGFQVRVYNKIMGFISKIQLGDTKESSLETFEKLSIGDKLKVVITSIDSKDRSVLLSYREYENQKSREEISSYLFKGNDEESYKPFESLLKRDE is encoded by the coding sequence ATGGAAAATCAAAAAGATTTACAAGAAAATTATTTGAAAGTACTTGAAAGAGTAGAACTTGGAAGTCGTGTTTCTGGGACGGTTGTTAACATTATGAAGGATTATGTTCTAGTAGATATTGGTTATAAATCGGAAGGCTTTATTAAAATTGAAGAATTTGAAAATGTTCCCAAGATTGGCGATAAACTTGAAGCAATCGTTGTAAGAATAGGCGGAGAATTGGGCCTGATTTTAAGTGTTGAAAAGCTTGATTCTTTAAATTTTCAAGATAAAGTAGATGAATATATTAAAAATAAAAAAGTAATAAAAGGTAAAGTTTTGGCTGAACTTGCAAATGGCTATAAGATTCAAATTAATGAAAATGTTTCTGGCTTTATGCCTTTTTATTTAAGCTCCAAATCTAAGGATGAAAAATTAAAAAGAGGTCTTATTGTTGAATTTTATATTCTTGAAGCAAGCGAATCGGACGGCTTGAGACTTATTCTTGATAGACGCACTTTAGAAAGAGAAAGAGATCTTGCTAAGAGAATAGAGCTAGTAAGTTCTTATAACGAAGAAGATGTGGTTGATGGTGTGGTTGATCGCATTACAGAATATGGTGCAATTGTAAAAATTAAAAATTTTGTTACAGGAATTTTACATAAAAGAAATATTGCCTTTAATCAAGTTGAAAATATTGAAGATTTTGTTAGAGTTGGCGATAAATTAAAGTTGAAAATTATTAAGATAAATCCGCAAACAGGTAAAATGGAGTTATCTCTTAAGGCCCTAAAAGCAAATCCCTGGGATTCTGTAGATATTAAATATAAAATTGATAGCATTGTAAAAGGAAAGGTTGTAAAAATTTTGCCTTTTGGAGCTGTTATTGAGCTTGATAGCGAATTGTCAGGATTTTTACATATAAGTAATTTTTCTTGGATAAGAGTAATAAAGAGTCCTCAAGAATTAATAAAACTTGGCCAGATGGTAGAAGTTAAGATTTTAGAGGTAGATAAAGAAAATCAAAAAATATCGTTGGGTATCAAGCAGATCAATGAGAATCCTTGGGAGAGATTAGCTGAGAAATACCCTATTGGAAAGGTTATTCAAGGGGTTGTTACTAATATTACAAAAACAGGTGCTTTTGTAAATATTGAAGAAGGCATAGATGCTTATGTGAGTAAGTTTGATATTTCTTGGCTTGAAGAGATTGATCCTGAAGAATATTTCAAGATAGGCGATTTAGTGAATGGTAAAGTGCTTGAGGTTGACAGACGAAAGAGAAATGTTAGATTAGGAATTAAGCAGTTAGAAGAGAGTCCTTGGGAAGATTTTTCTAAAAGTTATAAAAAAGGCGATGCTATTGAGGTTGAGATTGTAGAGAAAAAGTCAAAAGGCTTTCAAGTAAGAGTTTATAATAAAATAATGGGATTTATTAGTAAAATTCAGCTAGGAGATACAAAAGAATCCAGTTTAGAAACTTTTGAAAAATTAAGCATTGGAGATAAGCTCAAAGTGGTAATAACAAGTATTGATTCTAAAGACAGATCAGTGCTGCTTTCTTATAGGGAGTATGAAAATCAAAAATCAAGAGAAGAGATTTCTTCTTATTTATTTAAGGGTAACGATGAGGAATCTTATAAGCCATTTGAAAGTTTGTTAAAGAGGGATGAATAA
- the trhA gene encoding PAQR family membrane homeostasis protein TrhA: MLTENKLKKYLLSNINTSKIPKNELFSSISHLFGIILSIIGTTILITISALKKKDLHILVFFIYGFSMTLLYSMSTLYHIFPKGSKIKKIFRKFDHISIFILIAGTYTPACAILVPNKSGLIILCIVWSLAIIGVIFKAIFTNSPGWFNGFIFIIMGWLILFKIQPIYKALSVKGFFWLIFGGIVYTIGGIVYILSKKFNPIINMKMHDVFHILIIIASASHFWLMLKYISNF; the protein is encoded by the coding sequence GTGCTTACAGAAAACAAACTTAAAAAGTACTTATTAAGTAATATTAATACAAGCAAAATACCAAAGAATGAACTTTTTAGTTCTATATCGCATCTTTTTGGAATTATTTTGTCTATAATTGGAACAACAATTCTTATTACAATATCCGCTCTTAAAAAAAAAGATTTACATATACTTGTATTTTTTATTTACGGATTTTCAATGACTCTATTATATTCAATGAGCACTCTTTACCACATATTTCCAAAAGGAAGTAAGATAAAAAAAATATTTAGAAAATTTGATCATATTTCAATATTTATTTTAATAGCAGGAACATATACTCCTGCATGCGCAATCCTTGTACCAAACAAATCAGGACTAATAATCTTATGTATAGTGTGGAGTCTAGCTATAATCGGAGTTATTTTCAAAGCAATATTTACAAATAGCCCTGGATGGTTTAATGGATTTATATTTATAATCATGGGATGGCTCATCCTTTTTAAAATCCAGCCCATTTACAAGGCCCTTAGCGTAAAAGGATTTTTTTGGCTAATTTTTGGTGGAATCGTATATACAATAGGCGGAATAGTATACATATTAAGTAAAAAATTTAATCCAATAATTAACATGAAAATGCACGATGTATTTCATATATTAATAATAATCGCATCAGCATCTCACTTTTGGCTTATGTTAAAATACATTTCTAATTTTTAA
- the rpsB gene encoding 30S ribosomal protein S2, whose protein sequence is MAIITMKSLLEAGVHFGHQVKRLDPRMKRFIFSERNEIHILDLQKTLQGIKDSYELVQRVIKDGKKVLFVGTKKQASEIIEQEARRSDMPYVNNRWLGGMLSNFNTIRKSVQKLKKLEKMEVDGTFDMISKKEISQLNREKFKLAKNLTGIKDMETLPGAIFIIDPKREQIAINEARKLKIPIISVVDTNCNPDVIDCPIPGNDDAIRSVALFTKIISDAILESDKEVGIQIIENLNEEDLMKEIEIKNDKSDSIEERRSNS, encoded by the coding sequence TTGGCAATTATTACGATGAAGAGCTTGTTAGAGGCTGGAGTTCATTTTGGGCATCAGGTAAAAAGGCTTGATCCTAGGATGAAAAGATTTATTTTTTCTGAGAGAAATGAAATACATATTTTAGATCTTCAAAAGACTTTACAGGGAATTAAAGATTCTTATGAGCTTGTTCAAAGGGTGATAAAAGATGGCAAAAAGGTTCTTTTTGTTGGAACCAAAAAGCAAGCTAGTGAGATAATCGAACAAGAAGCAAGAAGAAGTGATATGCCATATGTTAACAATAGATGGCTTGGGGGGATGCTTTCTAATTTCAATACAATTAGAAAATCTGTTCAAAAATTAAAAAAACTAGAAAAGATGGAAGTTGATGGAACTTTTGACATGATAAGCAAGAAAGAGATTTCGCAACTTAATCGTGAAAAATTTAAGTTAGCTAAAAATTTAACAGGCATCAAAGACATGGAAACGCTTCCTGGCGCTATTTTTATCATTGATCCTAAGCGAGAGCAAATAGCTATTAATGAAGCTAGAAAATTAAAAATTCCCATTATTTCTGTGGTTGATACAAATTGTAATCCAGATGTTATTGATTGTCCAATTCCTGGGAATGATGATGCAATTCGTTCTGTTGCTTTGTTTACCAAAATAATATCTGATGCTATTTTAGAAAGCGATAAAGAGGTTGGTATTCAAATAATTGAAAATTTGAATGAAGAAGATTTGATGAAAGAAATTGAAATTAAAAATGATAAAAGTGATTCTATTGAAGAAAGGAGGAGTAATTCATGA
- the tsf gene encoding translation elongation factor Ts produces MNIISPQDVKRLREETNAGFGDCKKALSAAGGDFELAKKKLREMGIASAEKRLDRDAKEGRVFSYSNNIHAGLLLVSCETDFVALNHNFVNLGNSLIKELVESGRSSLTASQELELKNLAATIKENIQVKKIFITEIQSNEFVKIYLHGEQSKIGVLVKLKVDDFSKTEDKMFQNFAMDLALHVAAFAPIYLGNDDICPNYIKEQEEIFAKQLEFSGKSESILKGIVAGKIKKHLAEISLLEQSFVKNDKVTVREMLEEISKAISSKIEIVEFKYLRIG; encoded by the coding sequence ATGAACATTATTAGTCCTCAAGATGTAAAAAGGCTTAGAGAAGAAACCAATGCTGGTTTTGGAGATTGTAAGAAAGCTTTGTCTGCTGCTGGTGGAGACTTTGAATTAGCTAAAAAAAAGCTTAGAGAAATGGGAATTGCATCTGCTGAGAAAAGACTTGACCGAGATGCAAAAGAAGGTAGAGTATTCTCATATTCAAACAATATTCATGCTGGACTTTTGCTTGTTTCTTGTGAAACAGACTTTGTTGCCTTAAATCATAATTTTGTTAATTTGGGAAATTCTTTAATTAAGGAATTAGTAGAGAGTGGAAGGAGTTCTCTGACCGCTTCTCAAGAGTTAGAGCTTAAAAATTTAGCAGCTACGATAAAAGAAAATATTCAGGTTAAAAAAATTTTTATTACTGAAATTCAATCTAATGAATTTGTAAAAATTTATTTGCATGGTGAACAATCTAAGATAGGTGTTTTGGTTAAATTAAAGGTAGATGACTTTTCTAAAACTGAAGATAAAATGTTTCAAAATTTTGCTATGGATTTAGCTTTACATGTGGCTGCGTTTGCTCCTATTTATTTAGGAAATGACGATATTTGTCCAAATTATATTAAAGAGCAAGAAGAGATATTTGCCAAACAATTAGAATTTAGTGGTAAGTCAGAAAGCATACTAAAAGGTATAGTTGCAGGAAAAATAAAAAAACATCTTGCTGAAATTTCTCTTCTTGAACAAAGTTTTGTAAAAAATGATAAAGTCACTGTTAGGGAAATGTTGGAAGAGATTTCCAAAGCAATTTCAAGCAAGATAGAAATAGTTGAGTTTAAGTATTTAAGAATAGGGTAG
- a CDS encoding phosphatidate cytidylyltransferase, with protein sequence MGDDLLSKGKRFAFFARLGTFLFFVPLILFLIFLDFKNYLFLNILIFIFSGFAAKEVNDLLKFKSSGLSGILSFFLGFVPPILTYIHFNVFYLGMNVVYYLVIALVFSNWIVNLVFIKEHEIGNFLSQATSILFILIYPGVLMSFIVSITTLPKAPFLMLILFAMVSGNDTFAYLFGYFFGKNSYRPTIISPNKTLMGFFGGILFSVFTAIFAVVFKLINLSYGESIIFGILIGVFTIIGDLFESGLKRSAGVKDSGKIIPGRGGALDSIDSFLLTGPIFYLYLS encoded by the coding sequence TTGGGAGATGATTTGTTGAGCAAGGGTAAGAGATTCGCTTTTTTTGCAAGATTGGGAACATTTCTATTTTTCGTTCCTCTGATTTTATTTTTAATATTTTTAGATTTTAAAAATTATTTATTTCTTAATATTTTAATTTTTATATTTAGTGGTTTTGCGGCAAAAGAAGTTAATGATTTATTAAAATTTAAATCGTCAGGACTTTCGGGTATATTATCTTTTTTTTTAGGATTTGTTCCTCCAATTTTAACATATATTCACTTCAATGTTTTTTATTTAGGCATGAATGTGGTATATTACTTGGTTATAGCGTTAGTGTTTAGCAATTGGATTGTTAATTTAGTGTTTATTAAAGAACATGAGATTGGAAACTTTTTATCTCAAGCAACGTCAATACTTTTTATACTTATATATCCTGGGGTATTAATGTCTTTTATAGTTTCTATTACAACTTTGCCCAAGGCTCCATTTTTAATGTTAATACTTTTTGCTATGGTAAGTGGAAACGATACTTTTGCATATCTTTTTGGCTATTTTTTTGGAAAAAATAGCTATCGTCCTACTATTATTAGTCCAAATAAGACATTAATGGGTTTTTTTGGGGGTATTTTATTTTCTGTGTTTACTGCTATATTCGCGGTAGTTTTTAAATTAATAAATTTAAGTTATGGGGAATCTATTATTTTTGGCATTTTGATTGGAGTTTTTACTATTATTGGAGATTTGTTTGAATCTGGATTAAAGCGAAGTGCTGGAGTAAAAGATTCTGGGAAAATCATTCCTGGTAGAGGTGGAGCTCTTGATTCGATTGATTCTTTTCTTTTGACAGGCCCGATATTTTATTTATACTTATCTTAG
- the recA gene encoding recombinase RecA: protein MSKLKEKREKIVVSMERVNKEEAIELARVQIEKTFGKGSLIKMGESPVGKGIKSISSGSIVLDEALGIGGYPRGRIIEIFGPESSGKTTLTLQAIAEVQKEGGIAAFIDAEHALDPVYAKALGVNVSELWLSQPDTGEQALEIAEHLIRSGGIDLIVVDSVAALTPKLEIDGEMGDSQIGLQARLMSKALRKITGILSKSNTCIMFINQIRMRIGIMFGNPETTTGGNALKFYASLRLEVRKIEQITRSGSSDDVIGNKIRVKIVKNKVAPPFRKVELVIYFGKGISREVGILDAALKHNLIQKTGSWYSLGDNKLGQGRESVIEYFNKEVELVNDLDKRLRKIIFNNFDQEDVNFIKLKED, encoded by the coding sequence ATGTCAAAGTTAAAGGAAAAAAGAGAAAAAATTGTTGTTAGCATGGAGAGAGTGAACAAAGAGGAAGCTATTGAGCTTGCAAGAGTTCAAATAGAAAAAACTTTTGGAAAGGGAAGTCTTATTAAGATGGGGGAATCTCCTGTTGGAAAAGGCATAAAGAGTATATCAAGTGGATCTATTGTATTAGATGAAGCTCTTGGTATTGGTGGATATCCTAGGGGGCGAATAATAGAAATCTTTGGTCCCGAGTCGTCTGGTAAGACTACTTTGACTCTTCAAGCTATTGCTGAAGTACAAAAAGAAGGAGGCATAGCTGCTTTTATTGATGCTGAACATGCTCTTGATCCTGTTTATGCAAAAGCTTTGGGAGTCAATGTTTCAGAACTTTGGCTTAGTCAGCCTGATACTGGAGAACAAGCTCTTGAGATTGCCGAACATTTAATCAGAAGTGGTGGGATTGATTTGATTGTAGTTGATTCTGTAGCAGCTTTAACCCCTAAATTAGAGATAGATGGAGAAATGGGAGATTCTCAGATTGGTCTTCAAGCAAGGCTAATGAGCAAGGCCCTTAGAAAGATTACGGGCATACTTTCTAAATCTAATACTTGTATTATGTTTATTAATCAAATAAGAATGAGGATTGGCATTATGTTTGGCAATCCAGAGACTACTACTGGTGGGAATGCTTTAAAGTTTTATGCATCTCTTAGGCTTGAGGTTCGAAAAATAGAACAAATAACTAGATCAGGTTCAAGTGATGATGTTATTGGCAATAAGATTAGAGTTAAGATTGTGAAGAATAAGGTTGCTCCACCTTTTCGTAAAGTAGAATTGGTAATTTATTTTGGGAAAGGTATTTCTAGAGAAGTTGGCATTTTAGATGCTGCTCTTAAGCATAATTTAATACAAAAAACAGGCTCTTGGTATTCATTAGGAGATAATAAGTTGGGACAAGGGAGAGAGAGTGTTATTGAATATTTTAATAAAGAAGTAGAACTTGTAAATGATTTGGACAAAAGGCTTAGAAAAATAATTTTCAATAATTTTGATCAAGAGGATGTTAATTTTATTAAACTTAAGGAAGATTAA
- the frr gene encoding ribosome recycling factor: MEDYKAFLDEKMSKVLLSLDNEYKTLRTGRISSNVFDKIFIQYHGQKTPITQVSSIRIPEARLVVIQPWDKTILNKIEQAILNSDLSMNPSSDGSVIRIKVPALTNERRQDIVKHAKKIAEEHKVSTRNIRQDLNNKVKKQEKESEITEDNLKRILDDIQKSIDIYIKRIDTILESKIQEIMEV; this comes from the coding sequence ATGGAAGATTATAAGGCTTTTCTAGATGAAAAGATGAGCAAGGTTCTTTTATCGCTTGATAATGAATATAAAACATTAAGAACAGGTAGAATTAGTAGTAATGTTTTTGATAAAATTTTTATTCAATACCATGGTCAAAAAACGCCCATAACTCAAGTCTCAAGCATCAGAATTCCTGAAGCAAGGCTTGTTGTTATTCAACCTTGGGATAAAACCATTTTGAATAAGATAGAACAAGCCATACTTAATTCTGATCTTTCTATGAACCCTTCAAGTGATGGTTCTGTTATTAGAATCAAGGTTCCAGCCTTAACCAATGAAAGGCGGCAAGATATTGTAAAGCATGCCAAAAAAATAGCAGAGGAACATAAAGTTTCAACTAGAAATATACGACAGGATTTAAACAATAAGGTTAAAAAGCAAGAAAAAGAATCGGAAATCACAGAGGACAATTTAAAAAGAATTTTAGATGATATTCAGAAATCTATAGATATTTATATTAAAAGGATAGATACGATTTTAGAATCTAAAATCCAAGAAATAATGGAAGTTTAA
- a CDS encoding tetratricopeptide repeat protein encodes MTKNNLLVFFIAVIFVFVSVIVVFYNSLGKDYVKSGGEIVENLEKDLNDYLKENDTKEREKISLRIKELISKEKEISSYFISRFYLARAFYLQSQAQYDEAIKDLDIVIKAKGIESEIAFINKAAVYEKMGLKEDALLVYEELINSTSLGFLKVRALLSKAILIEEKDKDLAVKVYEEIVKFPYENNLYINIANNKILELKQN; translated from the coding sequence ATGACCAAGAACAATCTTTTGGTTTTCTTTATTGCTGTTATTTTTGTGTTTGTATCTGTTATTGTTGTTTTTTATAATTCTTTAGGCAAAGATTATGTAAAGAGTGGCGGAGAAATAGTAGAAAATCTTGAAAAAGATTTAAATGACTATTTAAAAGAAAATGATACCAAAGAAAGAGAAAAAATATCTCTTAGGATAAAGGAACTTATTTCAAAGGAAAAAGAAATTTCATCTTACTTTATTTCAAGGTTTTATTTGGCTAGAGCTTTCTATTTGCAAAGTCAAGCACAGTACGATGAGGCTATTAAGGATTTAGATATTGTTATTAAGGCGAAAGGCATTGAGAGCGAAATTGCTTTTATTAATAAAGCCGCAGTTTATGAAAAAATGGGATTAAAAGAAGATGCTTTATTGGTTTATGAGGAGCTTATTAATAGTACTAGTTTAGGCTTTTTAAAGGTGAGAGCTCTTTTGAGTAAGGCAATATTGATTGAGGAAAAAGATAAAGATCTTGCTGTAAAAGTATATGAAGAGATTGTTAAATTTCCGTATGAAAATAATTTATATATAAATATAGCAAATAATAAAATTTTAGAACTTAAGCAAAATTAA
- the uppS gene encoding polyprenyl diphosphate synthase: MNKNSLPSHVGIIMDGNRRWALGKGLSSLEGYEEGLKRAKEIVKHSLKVGIKYLSFYVFSTENWKRDDCEIEKLMFLITHYLRAEFNFYKKNGIKIIVSGDVESLGEEVRSSIKDSVSFSKNFNNLILNLAINYGGRNEILRAVRKFVSSDFDLESLNENAFSNFLDNPELPDIDLLIRTGGNIRISNFFLWRIAYSELIFSNVLWPEYYGNRYSKDLECFQLRGRNFGR, translated from the coding sequence ATGAATAAAAATTCTCTTCCAAGTCATGTTGGAATCATCATGGATGGCAATAGAAGGTGGGCTTTAGGCAAAGGATTATCCTCTTTGGAAGGTTATGAAGAGGGGCTTAAAAGAGCAAAAGAAATAGTTAAGCATTCTTTAAAGGTAGGTATCAAATATTTATCTTTTTATGTATTCTCTACTGAGAATTGGAAAAGAGATGATTGCGAGATAGAAAAGTTAATGTTTTTAATTACTCACTATTTGAGGGCCGAATTTAATTTTTACAAAAAAAATGGAATAAAAATAATAGTTTCAGGAGATGTTGAGTCTTTAGGTGAAGAAGTAAGAAGTTCAATAAAAGATTCTGTTAGCTTTTCTAAAAATTTTAACAATCTTATTTTAAATTTAGCAATCAATTATGGGGGCCGCAATGAAATACTTAGAGCTGTTAGAAAATTTGTTTCAAGTGATTTTGATTTAGAGTCTTTAAATGAGAATGCTTTTTCCAATTTTTTGGATAATCCAGAGCTGCCTGATATTGATCTTTTAATACGTACGGGCGGGAATATTAGAATAAGCAATTTTTTCTTATGGAGGATTGCTTATTCTGAATTAATTTTTTCAAATGTTTTGTGGCCCGAATATTATGGCAATAGGTACAGTAAGGATTTGGAATGTTTTCAACTTAGAGGGAGAAATTTTGGGAGATGA
- the rseP gene encoding RIP metalloprotease RseP, translating into MYILFSVLALSFIIFIHELGHFLFAKLFKVKVEVFSIGIGPSILKFKINNTEYRLSPILLGGYCKLKGFDHLEKELKANKELEADKDSLFGISHFKKILIYFAGPLFNLIFSFIVFIFISMMGVIYFDYSSKVSILNKNSFLKDKFRDGDIILKVNNKKIEYFSDLRNSIPEGKSTVTFDVLRGKENITFEETVSSKDFLKEIGPWVDLVIADVVLNSPAKIAGMKSGDKIISVDNILLKNKRDLDDLLKNLNSDVVEIEFSRNGEIFSSKLVFQDKNKMIGIYFAPPSKRIIKEDNVLNAVKNSFFKVVNALQDILYSIFLLVTNFLNTSKSVSGPVGIVGILSSSYSLGLLYWINSISVLSLILAGMNLFFIVIPVFDGGQIFISFIELLRGKRFKAKTIYSFYSFGIFLALFLFGLGLFNDLKGFLHILN; encoded by the coding sequence ATGTATATTCTTTTTAGTGTACTGGCTCTTAGTTTTATAATATTTATTCATGAGTTAGGGCACTTTTTATTTGCTAAACTTTTTAAAGTTAAGGTTGAAGTTTTTTCTATAGGTATAGGTCCTAGCATATTAAAGTTTAAAATTAATAATACTGAGTATAGACTTTCTCCAATCCTTCTAGGAGGATATTGCAAGCTTAAAGGATTTGATCACTTGGAAAAGGAGCTTAAGGCAAATAAAGAATTAGAAGCAGATAAAGATTCTTTGTTTGGAATTTCTCATTTTAAAAAAATTTTAATATATTTTGCAGGTCCTTTATTTAATTTGATTTTTTCATTTATTGTTTTCATTTTTATAAGCATGATGGGTGTTATATATTTTGACTATTCTTCAAAGGTTAGTATTTTAAATAAAAATTCTTTTTTAAAAGATAAATTTAGAGATGGCGATATTATATTAAAAGTTAATAATAAAAAAATTGAATATTTCTCTGATTTGAGAAATAGTATTCCAGAGGGAAAATCTACAGTTACATTTGATGTTTTAAGAGGAAAAGAAAATATTACTTTTGAAGAGACTGTTAGTTCGAAAGATTTTTTAAAAGAAATTGGTCCTTGGGTTGATCTTGTGATAGCAGATGTAGTTTTAAATTCGCCTGCTAAGATTGCAGGAATGAAATCGGGCGATAAAATAATTAGCGTTGATAATATTCTTTTGAAAAATAAAAGAGATTTAGATGATTTGCTTAAGAATTTAAATTCAGATGTTGTAGAGATTGAGTTTTCTAGGAATGGAGAAATTTTTTCTTCAAAATTGGTATTTCAGGATAAAAATAAAATGATTGGCATATATTTTGCACCGCCTTCAAAAAGGATAATTAAAGAAGACAATGTTTTAAACGCCGTTAAAAATTCTTTTTTTAAAGTTGTAAATGCTTTGCAAGACATTTTATATTCAATTTTTTTATTGGTAACAAATTTTTTAAATACTTCTAAGAGTGTATCAGGCCCTGTTGGAATTGTAGGCATTCTCTCTTCATCCTATTCTTTGGGATTATTGTATTGGATTAATAGTATTTCTGTTTTGAGCTTAATTCTTGCTGGTATGAATCTGTTTTTTATTGTAATACCTGTTTTTGATGGGGGACAAATTTTTATAAGCTTTATTGAACTTTTACGTGGAAAAAGATTTAAGGCCAAAACCATTTATTCTTTTTATAGCTTTGGTATTTTTTTAGCGCTTTTTCTTTTTGGCTTAGGCCTTTTTAACGATTTGAAGGGGTTTTTACATATATTAAATTAA
- the cmk gene encoding (d)CMP kinase has protein sequence MIIAIDGPSASGKSSIARELGVKLGYKFISSGYLYRIITLIAQKSLMSSCDFISEDRLLNLILENDISFNDSSFFLNGENVESQILNDKIDFQVSFYSSYVGIRNIVNKKLREVVKFSNDNYIIEGRDITTIVFPESEFKIYLDASFKVRALRRYKQRNGKETLEELERTLKIRDDVDKRKQYGKLKLSKGVFYLDTSYKGLDDVCNIIIEKFNLKKVRER, from the coding sequence ATGATAATAGCAATTGATGGACCTTCGGCATCAGGAAAAAGTTCAATTGCAAGAGAGCTTGGTGTAAAACTGGGGTATAAATTTATTAGCTCTGGTTATCTTTATAGGATAATAACTTTAATTGCCCAAAAATCCCTTATGAGTAGCTGTGATTTTATTAGTGAGGATAGGCTTTTAAATTTGATTCTTGAGAATGATATAAGTTTTAATGATTCCAGCTTTTTTCTTAATGGAGAGAATGTTGAAAGTCAAATTTTAAACGATAAGATTGATTTTCAAGTTTCTTTTTATTCTTCTTATGTTGGAATAAGAAACATTGTGAATAAAAAATTAAGAGAGGTTGTTAAATTTAGCAATGATAATTATATAATAGAAGGTAGAGATATTACTACTATTGTTTTTCCAGAATCTGAATTCAAAATATATCTTGATGCTTCTTTTAAAGTTCGAGCCTTGAGACGATATAAGCAAAGAAATGGGAAAGAGACTCTAGAAGAATTAGAGCGTACTCTTAAAATAAGAGATGATGTTGATAAGAGAAAACAATATGGTAAGTTAAAGTTATCAAAAGGGGTTTTTTACCTTGATACAAGCTACAAAGGATTAGACGATGTATGTAATATTATAATAGAAAAGTTTAATTTGAAAAAAGTAAGAGAGAGGTGA